The sequence acagaacagaacatagCGAAGAACAGTTCTACTCAAAGCTGTCCAAACTGCAGATGAACTGGTCcaaacatatttataaaatCATGTACTTTTTTACGGAAAATTAACAAACAAATGTGAGCAAATGGCAAACAGAGTAACTACACTGGCTGCCTCCACACTAATAAAAAACACCAGGAAAACAAAGTATGCAATCAGTTAATTGCTTTCTTAACATGACTTAGCTCAGCTTCTGCACAGCAACTTTAAAagtaggcaaaaaaaaaaggaactgaAAGAACAATCACCTGAACGATTCGTGACTCCAGCTGCTCTACAGAAGCCTGCTCTTTGGACTGAACTGTGGCACTCATCATCTGCTTTTTCATCACGCCGTACTTGTGCAGCGCTCTCTGGTGCTCATGAAGCACACCCTTTTCATGACGCTCGCATAGATCCTAGAGTAAAACAGGTTGCAGCTTTTACTGATTGACTCAAAGTGGCAGGGtgatgcacctcagaacagcATTATATAACAACAGAGAGTATGTTAAGAATCAAAAGTGGCCATTTTATCAATTTGAAAAGtatttcaccaaataaaaattctgttcttaaaaaaaagattaactAGGTTCAAAGTTCGGTTTACACAGCCCTATATAACATCTTGCTGcataaaaggaaaatgagacCATGTGAAATAACTGCCAAGCCTTTTTAACCTTTAACGTGACATTTGTCATCTAcaatacaactgaaaaataataatagtataGTATGAAGCTGTCCTTATACGTCTGACATTTGCATCTTTCAGCTAAAGCCAAATTTGAGTGGTTACAAAAGCTTGAAATAATCTCACTGTACAAATGTATTAGTCAGGAGAGGTGtgcaaaacattttactacATACAGTACTACACACAAACCATTGCACAGTGGAGGCAGTAAATcaataatgtgagaaaatgtggaacAATTCGGATATTCCAGAAACTGTATGTCTCTCTAAAATTGATCAAGACTAGACTAAAACTGGTCAGGAAGGCTTCAGCAATGCCCAAGAAGCTGCAGGTATTTCCAACAACGTCTGGTTGTGTTCTTTAAGTAAAAATCCCCTGTATTCTCCATATGTCTGAACTGAGTAGTAGGGTTGTAAGACAGAAGTGTTTTTTCCAGAGAAAACATCTTAGCTTTTCTAAAATCTTCCAAACTTTGTGAGAGAATGCATCATGGTCTAATGAAACTAACTTATAACTTTTGAGAAGCAATTCCAAATGGTTTTGCACAAAAAGAACAccagtaaagcatggtggtgggagaaTGACGCAGTAGTGTAACTCAAACCAAATACCAGTCAGTCTTTACCGTATAACCAAATAATAATCTTGGTGACACAGCTACTTCACACGTAAATGTCTGTAATGTTTTCAACATGCAAATGTTTATTACTGTAGAATGATTGATATGTAGGACCTATTTTGAAgaccatttgtttttatttttgcagtaaTGATTACATTTTTATGATCATTTATGATCTTGCTTGCTTACTCTGTATGACTGCAGCAAATCTAGGAAGAAGTTCAGTTTCTCCACAACATCATCCTCTTCCCGTCTGCCCTGGAGACATAAACAGAGTAACATTTATCACCCAGCGTTGGTTTGGGGAAACCACAGCAGGCATCTACTTAAGGCTGTACCTGCTGAGTGGCTTTGTCGGATAAAACGGCAAACTCCACCGACAGGCTTTTCAACGACCGACGCAGGGTTCCCCAGCTGCTGTGTGAGGAGGCCAAGGAAGGAAGAGCCGACGCATCTGAGCCCAGAGCACTGACgagaacattaaaataaaaagaatacaaTATAGCAGGGGCCAACTACCCAGGATTTGAATCCCGTAAATCCTACGAGAGGACTAACTGAAGAtccttaataataaaataccTAAGCTCTCGACCAAACTGAAGCAGATCAGTTGCATTCTCCTTTGAGCGCTCAGCCATTTTTTCTGCTCTGTCCCGCAGCCTCTGGAAGCTGTTGTGGATATTTTTAATCAGCTCTCTGCTAGTTGAGAACTGAGCCTGAATGTCTGCTGGGAGATATTCCTGCAAAACAGGTCCAACAAATTTCCTCTGTtatgtttacagtttttaaacGAAAGTAACTGCACAAGACAAGGTGCGCCTGGAATTATCATATCCACAACGAACCTTCACTTGGGTTGCAATCTTGTTGGTCATGAACTCGTCACCCGATTTCTTGCAAGTGTCACGCAGCCTGGTCTGGACATCCTGTTTGTGAAGCAGGGTGATGAGAAGGAAAGTGGAAAAGGACAAAGAGTGAATCAAACAGGATGTGTTTTTTTCCCATGTGTTGTACAGATAGTGCTTATTGTGCAAGAAAATACTTAAAAACATACAGAGCCACTGAAGGTGAGGAAGGTCTTGACCAGCTCATCCTCGGAGAAGACGGGGTGGCGGGCCACTAAGTTTATAAATCTGCCCAGAGCTCGTCTTCTCCCTTCAATGAACTCATGCTCAGACACAGATGTCAGGACTgtggataaaataaaaacaaatgtatatttagagatttactttaaaatgaaagaaggGTGTATAGGCAGCTGAACAGTTTAACTCAAGAGACAAATGCTCATAATCCCATAAGGCCGAGCTAGCATGCAGATATTACCTCGGCATATCTTCAGACCTGAGAACATATACTGGCACAAATGTTAGAAAATAGTCTGTTACGACCAAAAGTCACAATATTAGGCTGTTCAACGGTGACTAAAGCTACAAGACATCAGGAAGTGAAAGAAGCTCATTTGATGCATCACTAGTCTCTATGTCTCAGTCAGGCAAAAGCTTCTGAGAACTGCACATTTTGTTTGCAGGTTTATAAACACATCTCTTCTAAGACCGCAAAAAATCCTTACAAATCTCTGTctattaaaaacattaagaCGACATTTAAACCAGGAATTTCTACATATTATCTTAAAACAAATCAAGACATAAAGAAGTTATGAAATGGTGATACAAAATCCGAATCTaatgaatgaataaagaaaacacagacagaTGTAACAGTGCAGTTCACACAGTAACCCACCTCCCTTTAGCATCCTTTTGGGTGGCAGTGCTGGAACCACTCTGTAGGCAAATTTCTGAAGTAAAAGTTCATGGAAGATGTCGAAATCACTGTACCGCCTATAAACTGATATTTTATAACgctgaaaagtaaaaacaaatttgaaaataatCAAACAGAATTACAAAATGGGTAAAAATACCTTTGATTGAGTCTTTTTTAATATGAATCGTGCAAACTACTTGATAAAAGGTGGAGTATTTCCTTTTACTGAAACAATATAACtttcataatttgtttttaacgTGAACATGTTGCAAATTTTTCTTTTAGGATCCTTGCCTGGCTGGTGACCTGGTACTCCACATGCTTGAGGAACAGGCCCTTCTTCTCCGGTATCAGCTCCACCTGGACTGTGTCTTTGGCCAGAAGCTTTTCCAGCGTCTCTGAAATGGTCAGAACATCATTCTGAGCCGGCTGCATCCTCAGAGCGTTCAGCTCCCTTGGCTCTCCGAGCTGGGGTTTTGGTAACTCTGTAAACCACACAGTTCAGCAAGATTTGTTTTGCGTGACTGAATCAATACTCCAGGAGTGACAGGAATTTCAAAACAGTTTGGAATGCAAGCCGATTTTTTTGAaaccagatttgtttttgtttccttctgtttgtctccaactagaataGTACTTTTGACAGTAATCCATGTGACCTTTTATAGTTCCTCCCAGGACATTCCAAGACAGCCATGAATAAAATTTAATGTACTGAGACAAACTCAGAAAGCGAGTTCTGGGGCAGAAGAGGAAGTGGCACGAAGCAAGTTGCCATACTGGCCACACCTGAAATAACAAAACTGGATTCAACAGTAAAGCTCATACTGGTTACTGTAAACAAAACCATTAAATATccctccatcatcatcatcccaCAAAGAGAGAGGGAGGATGTGACACTTAAAATACAGTGAATTGCAAAAATATCCATACCCACTGACATTCTCCACATTTAGTCTGTCAACCATTTATATTCAACCCTCTTTAACCTAATGCTCGTGAATAAATTCCAGCGAGACCAGCTGTCTTCAGCTACCTAATTGGTAAATAGAgtacatctgtgtgtaattcaacCTCTGTAGAGCTGTTCTATGAGGGcctcaggggtttgttagaggacattagtgaacaaacctTATCATGcagaacacaccagacaggtcagagagaaacGTATCCATCTGAAAAAGGATCAGAGTATAGCATAGCTACAAATTTACCAAGACATTGTTGTCCACCTAAACgcccaggcaaggagagcacttatcagagaagcagccaagaggcccatggtaactccaTAGCTCTAACCTTTATACAAAAGTAGCAAAAAGAATGCCATTGTTGAAAAACAGCCTAAATTTATCCAGTTTGCAGTGCCACAGTGGAAGAAAGAGCTCAAAGTCAAATGAGCCCCGAAATGTAACTtcttggtctacatgcaaaatgttatgtgtgGATGAAACAAATACTGCATATCACCCTGATAATTCCATCCCACagtcaaacatagtggtggcagcatcatgctgcggtgTTATTTTTCTTGAGCAAAGACAAGGAATCTGTTCATAGCTGATTGGGAGACAGATGCTGGCTAAATACATGGAAattctggaggaaaacctgttagaaagagaaagacttgagactgggacagataCTCAGCTTCCTGCAGGATaacagccctaaacatacagtcagacaGTGCTACAAGAGAACGGTTTCAATAAAAGCATAGCATTTGAGTGGCCAAATTACAGCCAGACCGTAATCCAACTTAAAATAtatgacaagacttgaaaaattatGTTTACAGATTCTCTTCACAAAGAGGAATGGACAAATATTTCTGTGTATGTAATTCGGTTCTATAAAGTACTGACTCAGCAACGCTGCATAACCCACTTTCAGATTTGTAAATTTTTCCTACCACATTACAATAATATTTTGTTGTTCAATCATATAAAGTATGTTGAGGTTTGTGGAGGTTCAGAACACTAGTTGCCATTTTATCTGGGAAAAAAGAAGTGATGGAGTTGAAAATGTGgatatcttaaaaaaacattatggtAAAATATCCCCAAAAGCATACAACTTGGTAACTGCAGTGAGGAAACTGTTGGGTTTATTTCAGGGTTAAAGTGGCAAAGAAAACTTCCATGTAAGCTAATAAAAGAGTGAGATTTGCACTTTGTACATGAACAGATGAGGCCTTTCTAAGGTTGTCTTTGGACGCCAAGCTACTCATTAAGCAGAAACCTTTACTACTCTGCTGTCACTGCAACTGTCACTTACCCTGTATGTAGTTCTCCAAGAGTTTAGGGCTTGGTTGTTTCCCTTGCTGGGCAACAGCAATCAAAGCCAGTCCTTTATAGAGGGACAGCTTGGTAAGGAATCCATCTGTGGAGTCAACATGCTGAGCAatctgagaaaaacaaaaggtggATGGAGAGAATATGACACAGAAGGTCAACCTTTTTTCCGTCTGAGATCCAACTTTAACTGTGGTTTGCATTCCTGTGTACAAAAGCCCTCACAAGGCACAAAGCGAACAATATGCTATCAAAGGTCAGAAAAGGGGGAATGATGCCTTCAATAGATTCATGCATACTACATCCCTattaaatatcttatatttGATTTCTAGCTACACTTAATTTTTAGTGTTTTGCATTGACCGCATCTTGTGGAACCCCTCACCTGGCTGCGAGCCGTCTTGGGGAGACCGGCCCTTTGCAGGAGCCGCTCAAAAACTTCAACCTGCACTCTCTCATCTGTCCTGCATCGGATGGCCTCATACACTTCTCTGTAATAGGCAGGAACTGAACCTAAAAGGGGAACAACAGCCACATACCATCACATGTGCCTCAATATGAGTTACATCTTATCAACTGTAAAACACCAAGAGCTTACTTTAGACAATGAGTGACatcaatgtcattttttttttcaaaatgacgTGTGACTTTGTGTCATATCTGTTCTGCAAAGAAACCTTAAATTGTTGTAAGTTTAAATGACAGAGGGGATAAATTGTGAGAATGGGCATCCTTAACAGATATTTTTAATAATGAACAAGAGGGATATCTATTATGACATTATAAATAACTCCTGCAAGGCACACCTTAGAAGATTttaggaggaagaggagaaaacaGCAAGACTTTAAACAACTTTTCTTGGTCTTTTTGGTAGATCAAGGGTAAAGAAAGGAGCAACAGTAGTTTGGGGAAGAAAACTCTGATTAAATATAAAGAGGAGCTTTCAAGATGCAACAACTTGTTTCCGATCGGTCACTCAAAACGTCTTAGAGATGAGTTCAAATCGCGACCTCGGCGGGTAGAAAAGTCATCGCATTTTAACGCGAGTTTTGCAAATAGCTACACCGAGGAAACATTAAATAAAGCCACAAAAAAATCCTTGGCTCAAGTGAGATTAAAAAAGTTTTCGCACTGTACCTTCATTGATCTCTCCTGCCATCGCTCGGACTGTCATGTGAGCACAAGAGCACCTCCATGTGATTTCCTGCAGACTAGGAAAAACAAGTAATTTGCGTCTTAAAGTTGTAGTGAACCCTTGTTGAGGTCCAAGTCCTGTTGAAGTGGACCCAGTTGCCACCAACACGCACTGCCAGCTGGCGATGCAACGTAAGCTATTTCACTGCGGggatttttttaagtgtttggGGGGCGTGAATATGCCAGTCTATGTTTCTTTGTGTTAAACTTTAGCACGCTGCAATATGCAGTTTATATTCTACCAACAATATCAAGTAAGCGTGGCTTTATTTGTAACTTTTTATCATCTGGTCTCACCACCGCAGGTTTATTGTCTGTTCCTCATTCTTTAAAATTATGTCCACATAAAAAATGCTGCCTTCACGTACACATCGTAGACGTCAGctcttgtttttattagttCTTAGAACCTATATGAGATGATAGCTTTTTAGACAGGGTTCGGATGCAAACCATGTCGTTATGTGGACTTTACCAAGATGAATAATTGCTGAAAAAGGAATGTAGGGCAGTTTTCCGAATGCAAACATCAAACGCATCCATCTGAACATTTAATTCCAGTTTATCACAAATTAAACTTCCTGACCTATCTAACCAAATTGTTTGCCATGCACaaagtgagaaaaaacaaatgcaacattGTTTCTTTCTGTGATTTGGAGAAAAATCATCACGTTTTTCTAAAAATTTTGGGGTTTTTCATTTACAGCAAGCAAATTCTTAAAATAAACCCATTTAAATTTATTCAAAGTCATTTTATTAGAACTTATTAGCATTCATGGAATACCAAAAGAACATTGCAGCTGAAGAGACAGGGtagttaaatttatttctgataTGTTTGTTAGAGTTTGCTCATATTATCAGTAAAAATTTGGttaatgttcaattcaattcagttttatttatatagcgccaattcacaacacatgatgtctcaaggcacttcacaacagtcaggtacatacattccaattaatcctaacaattgaacagtgcagtcggagttagctttttattcaaattggataaaacgtttttctatctaaggaaacccagcagattgcatccagtcagtgactagcagcattcactcctcctggatgagcatgtagagacagtggacagtcactggcgttgactttgcagcaatccctcatactgagcatgcatgtagcgacagtggagaggaaaaactcccttttaacaggaagaaacctccagcagaaccaggctcagtgtgagcggccatctgccacgaccgactggggtttgagagaacagagcagagacacaaaaagaacacagaagcactgatccaggagtactttctatgggaaggaaaagtaaatgttaatggatgtagctcctttagtcgtttcacctagaaagaaagaacagataaactctgagccagttttcaaggttagagtctgaaagagaggacatagagttagttacagttaagctcagtcagtagctatgtctaggagagagaaagggttaaacactaaaagacagggccatgtggatcatcggtagagggtgagcatttgttgttgccagcagaagctcggatgattcccctctccagaaaggtgtcacaggtagacacagagccaggccaggtgtagcttctaggaagagaatagagagaacaaagttaaaagctgaaataacagcaaataatgcaaaattggagagtagtgtgagaatgtagcgcagagggtgaaagtggtcattatgtcctccagcagcctaagcctatagcagcataactacacagatagtttcagttcagattatttagttaaacggcgcttatttacaacaatgtcgt is a genomic window of Girardinichthys multiradiatus isolate DD_20200921_A chromosome X, DD_fGirMul_XY1, whole genome shotgun sequence containing:
- the LOC124862513 gene encoding sorting nexin-8-like, with amino-acid sequence MTVRAMAGEINEGSVPAYYREVYEAIRCRTDERVQVEVFERLLQRAGLPKTARSQIAQHVDSTDGFLTKLSLYKGLALIAVAQQGKQPSPKLLENYIQELPKPQLGEPRELNALRMQPAQNDVLTISETLEKLLAKDTVQVELIPEKKGLFLKHVEYQVTSQRYKISVYRRYSDFDIFHELLLQKFAYRVVPALPPKRMLKGVLTSVSEHEFIEGRRRALGRFINLVARHPVFSEDELVKTFLTFSGSDVQTRLRDTCKKSGDEFMTNKIATQVKEYLPADIQAQFSTSRELIKNIHNSFQRLRDRAEKMAERSKENATDLLQFGRELSALGSDASALPSLASSHSSWGTLRRSLKSLSVEFAVLSDKATQQGRREEDDVVEKLNFFLDLLQSYRDLCERHEKGVLHEHQRALHKYGVMKKQMMSATVQSKEQASVEQLESRIVQQESAIQTIELRNYFSLFCLHQETQLIFSYLPITSHILGAFVNSQVQGHKEMGEVWNELHPKLGCLFGSNNGLKPPI